GAGCCGCCCACGTCCATCGACGTGGCGTAAAGCCCGGGAATCATCGAGACCAACGCCGTCAGGCTGCGGCTCGATGGCAGGTCGTCGAGCTTCTGCTGATCCCAGTTGACCGCGACGTTCGCCGACTCCAGGTCAATGGTCGGCGACTGGCTGGTGACGGTCACGCTTTCCTGTAGCGACGCCACCTCCAGCTTGCCGTTGATCGTCGCGGTCGCGCCGGCGTTGAGGTTGACGCCCTCGATGTTCAGCGTCGTAAACCCGGGCAGGGTGAACGACACGACGTACTGACCGCCCGTGAGAAGGGTGAATCGATAAATGCCTTGATCATCGGTAACGGCGGTACGGGCCCCGCCAATCATGTTCGGGCTGGTAATCGACACCGTGACACCCGGGAGGGCGCCGCCGCTGGCATCCGTCGCTCGTCCGGTGATTGCCCCCGTTTGTTGCTGCGCCTCTGCCGAACCCACGAGCGCCACGGTCAGCGCCAGTGAAGTCAGCCACACCACACTCCAAGTCTTCCAATTCATACACGCTCCTTGTCGCGCTCATCACGGGTACTGAGAGGAATTGCCCCCGTGACGGCCGACGAGCGGAACTTATAGCACCTATGCGAGCCCATAAGCCGTTACATACACAGACAGAACCGCCGCTGCCAGCGCGCACTTATAATCAAGGCCATGCGGATAGTGCTCACCATCCTCTTGCTCGCCGGCAGCGCCCTCTCGATGTCACTCTCGGCGCAGGGCCGGCCGGCGTGGCTCGATCCCTATCGCGACAACGCCGGCAAGTTGATCACGGCCGCCACCGCCGGCCAGTTCGCCTGGGACCGCGTCGCCGAACTGACCGACACCTACGGGCAGCGCATCAGCGGATCGGACAACCTGAACCGCGCCATCGCCTGGGCGGTCGAGACTATGACGAAGGACGGTCTCGAGAACGTCCACACCGAGCGCGTGATGGTGCCGAAGTGGGTGCGCGGCGCCGAGAGCCTCGAGATCACCAACCCGCCGCATCACGTCGTGCCGATGCTGGGGCTTGGCGGCAGCATCGCCACGCCGCCGGCCGGCATCGAGGCCGAGGTCATGGTGGTGGCCAGTGGCGATGAGCTGACGAAGCGCGCGGCCGAGGCGAAGGGTAAAATCGTGCTGTTCAACGTCCCCTACACCAACTACGGCGAGACGGTGGCCTACCGATCCGGCGGCGCGCGCATGGCCGCGCAACATGGCGCCGTCGCCGCGCTGGTGCGGTCGGTGGGGCCGGTCGGCCTGCGCACGCCCCACACCGGCAACATGAACTACGGCGACGACACCGTCGCGAAGATCCCGGCCGCGGCGATCCCGGTCGAAGACGCGCTGCGCATCGAGCGCCTCGCCAACCGCGGCCTCAAGGTCCGCGTCCGCCTCAAGATGGAGGCGCGGTTCGAACCCGACGCCGAATCCTTCAACGTCGTCGGAGAAATTCGCGGCAGCGAGAAGCCGGACGAGATCGTGCTGGTCGGTTGCCACTTCGACTCGTGGGATCCCGGCACCGGCGCGTCGGACGATGGCGTGGGGTGCATCGTGACGTGGGAAGCCGCGCGGCTCATGAAGCAGCTGAACATCCGGCCGAAGCGCACGGTGCGGGTGGTGTTGTTTACCAACGAGGAGAACGGCATGCGCGGCGGCAACGGCTATCGCGATCAGCACGCGACGCAGGCGCCCAACCACATCCTGGCGCTCGAGTCCGATTCGGGCGTCTTTGCTCCGGCGCGGCTCGGCTTCACGGGCTCCGAGGCGGCGCAGAAGATCATGGCCGACATCGGCACGCTGCTCGCGCCGCTTGGGTTGCAGGACATCGGGCCCGGCGGCGGCGGCGCCGACATCGGTCCTATCGCCGCGCTCGGCAAGGTGCCGATGATGGCCTACCAGGGCGACTCGGATAAGTACTTCACCATTCACCACACGCCGGCCGACACCGTGGATCGCATTGCTCCCGCCGAGGTGTCGAAGGCCGCGGCCGCGATCGCCGCCGTGGTCTACGTCGTCGCCGACATGCCGCAGGCATTGCCGAAGTAACGGGGCCTGGCACGGTTACATGGGATTTTGATGACTATTCTGCGTACTGCTCTCGTCGCGCTGCTGTTGAATGTGACAGTTCTTGCACAACCGGCGCCCACGGCCACCGACGCAACGATCGTTCGGTCCGGCACGACCGCGTCGGTCTACCTGACCGTCAACAACCCGTCGATGTACGACATCTACGTAATGTCGGCGACGAGCGATGCGGCGGGGAAGGTCGAGCTGTATTCCGGTGACAAGCCGGTCGAGAACATGACCGTCGCGGCGTACGGATCGTTGGAGTTGAAAGCCGGTGGGATGTTCCTGCGCCTGTCGGAGTTGAAGAGCGAGTGGAAGGCGGGCGAGTCGATCACCGTCACGATGCTGACCGACGGCGGCGCCACGATCGTGGCCACCGCCGTCGTCAAACGTTAGCCCTTCTTGATCGTGAAGGCGCCGGGTGCGCCTTCGCGGTACTTGGCGTGGCAGGTCTGGCAGGTCCCGCCGAGTTCCTTCATCGCGCCCATGATGCTTGCCGCGTCGGTGCCGTTGGCGAGGGCGTCAGCGTGCTTCATGGCCGCGCCCGCCCATTCTGCGGCCTCGGCGTTGTTGCGCGCGGTCCAGAACGCCTGGGCATCCTTGAACAGGGCGACCATCTTCGTGGCTTCCGCCGAGATGCCGGCCAGGTTCTGTTCCTTGGCGGCGCCGCGCACGCCGCCCATGGCCGCGCCGACTGCCTTCATCAAGGTGTCGTAGTCCTCATCCGTCTTGGCCTGGGCGAGTGGGCCGGCGGACATGGTGATGGCCAGGGCCAGGGCCATGCCGGCAGCCGTGAGAAAACGAGAAAAATGCATGCAGATCCCTCCGGGACGCAAAGGGCAGCGGAATGCGGCCCAGTGCGGCGGAAGAATAGCATGAGGCTATAGTGTCCCGATGATGAAGACCCTGCTCAGCTTCACCCTGATCCTGGCCCTGATGGCCCCGCTGACCCCGGCCGCGCAATCGCGCCGCGCGCTGGTCCTGGACGACCATTCCCGCATCCTCGGGGTGGGCGATCCGCAGCGGTCGCCCGATGGCCTGTGGGTGGCGTACACGGTCACGACCATCGATGCCGAGAAGGACCGGCGCAACACCGATGTCTGGATGGTGAAGTGGGATGGCAGCGAACAACTGCAGCTGACCTCGTCGCCCGACAGCGAATCGTCGCCGCGCTGGAGTCCCGACAACAACTACCTGGCGTTTGTCGCCTCGCGCGGCACTGAGGAAGAGAAGAAGAAGGG
This portion of the Acidobacteriota bacterium genome encodes:
- a CDS encoding copper chaperone PCu(A)C, yielding MTILRTALVALLLNVTVLAQPAPTATDATIVRSGTTASVYLTVNNPSMYDIYVMSATSDAAGKVELYSGDKPVENMTVAAYGSLELKAGGMFLRLSELKSEWKAGESITVTMLTDGGATIVATAVVKR
- a CDS encoding M20/M25/M40 family metallo-hydrolase; translated protein: MRIVLTILLLAGSALSMSLSAQGRPAWLDPYRDNAGKLITAATAGQFAWDRVAELTDTYGQRISGSDNLNRAIAWAVETMTKDGLENVHTERVMVPKWVRGAESLEITNPPHHVVPMLGLGGSIATPPAGIEAEVMVVASGDELTKRAAEAKGKIVLFNVPYTNYGETVAYRSGGARMAAQHGAVAALVRSVGPVGLRTPHTGNMNYGDDTVAKIPAAAIPVEDALRIERLANRGLKVRVRLKMEARFEPDAESFNVVGEIRGSEKPDEIVLVGCHFDSWDPGTGASDDGVGCIVTWEAARLMKQLNIRPKRTVRVVLFTNEENGMRGGNGYRDQHATQAPNHILALESDSGVFAPARLGFTGSEAAQKIMADIGTLLAPLGLQDIGPGGGGADIGPIAALGKVPMMAYQGDSDKYFTIHHTPADTVDRIAPAEVSKAAAAIAAVVYVVADMPQALPK